One window from the genome of Bacillus weihaiensis encodes:
- a CDS encoding glycerol-3-phosphate responsive antiterminator: MQKILPAFSSMKQFEKFLDSEYEIGVFLETHISQLTHIYQLSKQYKKKIIYHVDLIHGLKNDDYATEYICQEYKPYGLISTKSAVIMKAKQKGVVAIQRMFLIDSHALERSYRLVEKTKPDYIEVLPGAMPWMIKEVKERTNTKILAGGLIRSAKMVEEALDAGADGITTSNKELWNSFKESH; encoded by the coding sequence ATGCAAAAAATTTTACCAGCCTTTTCTTCAATGAAACAATTTGAAAAGTTTTTAGACAGTGAGTATGAAATTGGTGTATTCCTTGAGACTCATATCTCACAGCTTACTCATATTTATCAGCTTTCTAAGCAATATAAAAAAAAGATTATTTATCATGTAGACTTAATACATGGGCTGAAAAATGATGACTATGCTACGGAGTATATTTGTCAGGAATATAAACCATATGGGCTCATTTCAACTAAATCAGCTGTGATTATGAAAGCCAAGCAAAAGGGTGTTGTCGCTATTCAACGAATGTTTCTAATTGATTCACATGCACTTGAGAGGAGCTACCGGTTAGTTGAAAAAACAAAGCCAGACTATATTGAAGTTCTCCCAGGTGCAATGCCTTGGATGATTAAAGAAGTGAAAGAAAGAACGAACACGAAAATTTTAGCAGGAGGATTAATTCGTTCTGCTAAGATGGTAGAGGAAGCACTAGATGCCGGAGCAGATGGCATCACAACCTCTAATAAAGAACTATGGAATTCTTTTAAAGAAAGTCATTAA
- a CDS encoding winged helix-turn-helix transcriptional regulator codes for MDNNVTVDDKGKLKCSIEYTLQKIGGKWKTVILWHLSVEGTYRYNELRRLLPGVTHKVLSQQLKELEADGLINRKQYNEMPPKVEYSISERGITLMPLLQEMHKWGTENGEMN; via the coding sequence ATGGATAATAACGTAACAGTAGATGATAAGGGGAAACTAAAATGCTCCATCGAATATACTTTACAAAAAATTGGTGGTAAGTGGAAAACCGTTATTCTTTGGCACTTAAGTGTTGAAGGTACTTATCGCTATAACGAGCTACGTCGCTTGCTTCCTGGTGTGACACATAAAGTGTTAAGCCAACAGTTAAAGGAATTAGAGGCTGACGGGCTTATCAATCGAAAACAATATAATGAAATGCCTCCAAAAGTGGAGTATTCTATTTCTGAACGTGGCATCACCTTAATGCCCCTGTTACAGGAAATGCATAAATGGGGAACAGAGAATGGAGAGATGAATTGA
- a CDS encoding threonine aldolase family protein yields the protein MYSFKNDYSEGAHPSILQALMETNLVQEDGYGGDQFTKSAIELIKKQLGSDKADVHLLAGGTQTNLISISAFLRPHEAAIAASTGHIFTHETGAIEATGHKIISVETKAGKLTPADVEKVLQDHPDEHMVKPRLVYISNSTEIGTIYKKQELTDLHHCCKKHHLLLFMDGARLGSALCSSQNDLELKEIASLVDAFYIGGTKNGALLGEALVLCDDVLKEDFRYHMKQKGALLAKGRLLGIQFQVLFQNQLYWELATHANQMADLLRRELQEAGYSFLADSPTNQIFPILSNELIEQLERKYGFHIWEKVDDHNTAIRLVTSWATKEEEVLAFIEDIKRKSII from the coding sequence ATGTATAGTTTTAAAAATGATTATAGTGAAGGTGCACATCCGAGTATTTTACAAGCATTAATGGAAACAAACCTGGTCCAAGAAGATGGCTACGGTGGCGATCAGTTTACCAAATCAGCAATAGAATTGATCAAAAAACAGCTTGGTAGTGATAAGGCTGATGTCCATTTGCTTGCAGGTGGAACGCAAACGAATCTGATATCGATTTCAGCTTTTTTACGACCTCATGAAGCAGCTATTGCAGCAAGTACAGGGCATATTTTCACTCATGAGACTGGAGCAATTGAAGCAACAGGTCACAAAATTATTTCCGTTGAGACGAAAGCGGGGAAACTCACTCCAGCTGATGTTGAGAAGGTGTTGCAGGATCACCCAGACGAACATATGGTAAAGCCAAGGCTCGTTTACATATCTAATTCAACTGAAATTGGGACAATATACAAGAAGCAGGAATTAACAGATCTCCATCACTGTTGTAAAAAACATCATCTCCTTTTATTCATGGATGGGGCCCGACTTGGTTCAGCGCTTTGCTCTTCACAAAACGATTTAGAGCTAAAAGAGATTGCGAGTCTCGTCGATGCTTTTTATATTGGAGGGACAAAAAATGGTGCACTTTTAGGAGAAGCGCTTGTCCTTTGTGACGATGTGTTGAAGGAGGATTTTCGCTACCATATGAAACAAAAGGGTGCTTTACTTGCGAAGGGTAGATTACTTGGCATTCAGTTTCAGGTGCTTTTTCAAAATCAACTGTACTGGGAATTAGCTACACATGCTAATCAGATGGCGGACTTACTTAGAAGGGAGTTGCAGGAGGCAGGCTATTCATTTTTAGCAGATTCACCAACCAATCAAATTTTCCCCATCCTGTCAAATGAGTTGATTGAACAGCTAGAAAGAAAATATGGCTTTCATATATGGGAAAAGGTAGATGATCATAACACAGCTATTCGTCTTGTCACTTCTTGGGCTACAAAGGAAGAGGAAGTTTTGGCTTTTATTGAGGATATAAAAAGAAAATCGATTATATAG
- a CDS encoding glycerol-3-phosphate dehydrogenase/oxidase: MGKFSSLNRAEQLNKLSSTNFDMLVIGGGITGAGIALDASLRGMKVAVVEMQDFAAGTSSRSTKLVHGGLRYLKQFQVGLVAEVGKEREIVYENGPHVTTPEWMLLPMHKGGTFGPLSTSIGLRVYDFLAGVKRSERRKMLSAQDTLAKEPLLKKDNLKGGGYYVEYRTDDARLTIEVMKAAVDNGATVINYTKAEELLYDDQKKVVGVKVKDLIANNEFTVSAKTVINASGPWVDEVRNKDYSKNNKKLRLTKGVHLVIDQSVFPLQQAIYFDTPDGRMVFAVPRDGKAYVGTTDTFYDTDISSPKMLAEDRDYILKAIHYMFPNVKVTEKDVESSWAGVRPLIYEEGKDPSEISRKDEIWEGDSGLITIAGGKLTGYRKMAESVVDLVSNRLTEKDSTVTYKSSMTKSYPISGGNVGGSKGYPSFLSKKENEASSFGFTTEEGRKLAAMYGSNVEKLFEYGKQYDKEDSKLSRVVFAQLMYSIENEMVSKPVDFFIRRTGALFFHIDFVREWKEAVIDEMAEKLSWTPEQKQEYTGQLEKEIEDAVVPVDFKK, translated from the coding sequence ATGGGGAAATTCTCTAGTCTAAATAGAGCAGAACAGCTAAATAAATTAAGTTCAACAAACTTTGATATGCTAGTAATTGGTGGAGGAATTACAGGTGCAGGTATTGCTTTAGATGCATCTTTACGTGGAATGAAGGTTGCGGTTGTCGAAATGCAGGATTTCGCAGCTGGCACGTCAAGCCGATCAACGAAGCTTGTTCACGGTGGCTTACGATACTTAAAACAATTTCAAGTGGGTCTAGTTGCTGAAGTAGGAAAAGAACGTGAAATTGTGTATGAAAATGGTCCACACGTTACAACTCCAGAATGGATGCTTCTTCCAATGCACAAAGGAGGAACGTTCGGTCCACTATCTACTTCAATTGGTTTACGAGTGTATGATTTCTTGGCGGGGGTTAAAAGGTCCGAGAGAAGAAAAATGTTATCTGCGCAAGATACATTAGCAAAAGAGCCTCTTTTGAAAAAAGACAATTTAAAGGGTGGAGGCTACTATGTTGAGTATCGAACAGATGATGCAAGGTTAACAATTGAAGTCATGAAAGCGGCCGTTGATAATGGAGCAACCGTTATAAATTATACGAAAGCAGAAGAATTACTGTATGACGATCAAAAAAAGGTTGTTGGCGTTAAAGTGAAGGATTTAATTGCGAACAACGAATTTACAGTGTCGGCGAAAACCGTTATAAATGCGTCAGGTCCATGGGTTGATGAGGTACGAAATAAGGACTACTCTAAAAATAATAAGAAGCTTCGCCTGACAAAAGGTGTTCATTTAGTTATTGATCAATCAGTCTTCCCTTTACAGCAAGCTATCTACTTTGATACGCCTGATGGCAGAATGGTATTTGCAGTACCGAGAGATGGAAAAGCTTATGTAGGAACAACAGATACTTTTTATGATACAGATATTTCAAGTCCAAAAATGTTGGCAGAAGATCGAGATTATATTCTAAAGGCTATTCACTATATGTTCCCGAACGTAAAGGTTACAGAAAAAGATGTAGAATCAAGCTGGGCTGGTGTTCGTCCGCTTATCTATGAAGAAGGGAAGGATCCTTCTGAAATTTCTAGAAAAGATGAAATTTGGGAAGGAGATAGTGGACTGATTACCATTGCCGGTGGAAAGCTGACAGGTTATAGAAAAATGGCAGAATCTGTAGTTGATCTTGTTTCAAATCGCTTAACAGAGAAGGACTCAACAGTAACATATAAAAGCTCTATGACGAAGTCTTATCCAATTTCCGGAGGGAATGTTGGAGGTTCAAAAGGATATCCTTCGTTTCTATCTAAAAAAGAAAACGAAGCAAGTTCTTTTGGATTTACTACGGAAGAAGGACGCAAGCTTGCTGCAATGTATGGGTCGAATGTTGAGAAGCTTTTTGAATATGGTAAGCAATATGACAAAGAAGATAGCAAGCTTTCAAGAGTTGTATTTGCTCAGCTAATGTATTCAATTGAGAATGAAATGGTTTCTAAGCCTGTAGATTTCTTCATTAGACGCACAGGAGCTTTATTCTTTCATATTGATTTTGTGAGAGAGTGGAAAGAGGCTGTCATTGACGAGATGGCTGAGAAATTAAGCTGGACTCCTGAACAAAAACAAGAATATACTGGTCAATTAGAGAAAGAAATAGAAGATGCAGTCGTACCGGTTGATTTTAAAAAATAG
- a CDS encoding DUF6944 family repetitive protein: MNNQEAKANLGSQIQAIGTILSAIAASPSRYLNEKELDTIDLWGNVLQASGNALVADSEEAFTLDKLGNIIQSAGNSTIIVGSLLDVEEKTQETLSIQGNSLQALGGAASFADALGQKPSLENLYGVYGNLLQTIGNSLQALSVRITNKEKSTDINFTGSWIQAVGSVLSAIGQSKS, from the coding sequence ATGAATAATCAAGAGGCGAAGGCAAATCTCGGATCGCAAATACAAGCAATCGGAACAATATTATCTGCAATCGCGGCATCGCCATCACGGTATTTAAATGAAAAAGAACTGGATACCATAGATTTATGGGGAAATGTTCTCCAAGCTTCTGGGAACGCACTTGTGGCAGATAGTGAGGAAGCCTTTACTCTCGATAAACTTGGAAATATCATTCAATCAGCTGGGAACTCTACCATTATTGTTGGTTCTCTATTGGATGTTGAAGAAAAAACACAGGAAACCTTGTCAATACAGGGAAATTCACTTCAGGCCCTTGGGGGTGCCGCCTCTTTTGCTGATGCTCTTGGACAGAAGCCTTCCCTTGAAAATCTTTATGGAGTATATGGAAATTTACTGCAGACTATCGGAAACTCTTTACAGGCACTTTCCGTTAGAATAACAAATAAAGAAAAGTCTACAGATATCAACTTTACTGGTAGCTGGATCCAAGCTGTTGGATCTGTTCTATCGGCTATTGGTCAGAGTAAATCTTAA
- a CDS encoding GGDEF domain-containing protein — MSNHLVKFNRIKRKFYLSIIPLIILVLILSLLQWTELTTMNRSLFVSLTLFYSFTWLFLYKQIYLKIVELTNLILISCVHLTITYLVVAIKMSESHATTVGEGALWTPLMYIYIFITLPKRKSLFFSFGLWTLTFLIGIFHFQHLSSEAILSIIHYQVATFVYILFLVFARNLFNIYSKTELLEKMAYQDSLTKLKNRRAVYKKFEEFKVMTNKRVSVIFFDLDYFKEINDEHGHLTGDYVLQEVAVIIQECIRQNDLFARWGGEEFIIVAENIPPTSAVQLAERLRIRIEMHSFKNVGSVTSSFGIAHSNGVDSIETLVEKADLALYEAKNAGRNAVKEFDPSL; from the coding sequence GTGTCTAATCACCTCGTAAAATTTAATCGAATAAAAAGAAAGTTCTATTTATCCATTATTCCACTTATTATTCTCGTTCTAATTTTAAGTTTACTTCAATGGACAGAGTTAACTACCATGAATCGTTCATTATTTGTAAGCCTCACTCTTTTTTATAGTTTTACTTGGCTATTTTTATATAAGCAAATCTATTTAAAAATTGTTGAACTGACAAACTTGATTTTAATAAGCTGTGTGCACTTAACCATTACCTATTTGGTCGTTGCTATTAAAATGTCTGAGTCCCACGCAACTACTGTTGGTGAAGGTGCACTGTGGACTCCACTTATGTATATTTATATTTTTATCACACTCCCGAAAAGAAAGAGTTTATTCTTTTCATTTGGATTATGGACTTTAACGTTTTTAATTGGTATTTTTCATTTTCAACACCTTTCCAGTGAAGCGATTCTATCTATTATTCATTATCAAGTGGCCACATTTGTCTATATTTTATTTCTAGTATTTGCTCGTAATTTATTTAATATTTATTCAAAGACAGAGCTGCTGGAAAAGATGGCTTACCAAGATAGCTTAACGAAACTTAAGAATAGACGTGCTGTTTATAAGAAATTTGAAGAATTCAAAGTAATGACAAACAAAAGGGTTTCCGTTATCTTCTTTGACCTCGATTATTTTAAAGAGATAAATGATGAACACGGCCATTTAACTGGAGATTATGTACTCCAGGAAGTTGCCGTTATCATTCAAGAATGTATTAGACAGAACGATCTTTTTGCAAGGTGGGGGGGAGAGGAATTTATCATTGTTGCAGAAAATATCCCGCCAACTAGTGCCGTTCAACTAGCTGAACGGCTTCGAATTCGAATTGAAATGCACTCATTTAAGAATGTAGGCAGTGTAACGTCTAGCTTTGGAATTGCTCATTCAAATGGTGTTGATTCAATTGAAACACTTGTAGAAAAAGCTGATTTAGCTTTATACGAAGCAAAGAATGCGGGAAGGAATGCAGTTAAGGAATTTGACCCATCATTGTAA
- a CDS encoding aspartyl-phosphate phosphatase Spo0E family protein, protein MIEERVFQLIEESPIKKKNKKKLLRIGKQIAQKSSKMIHTASITGFTSKETIELSCEVDKLINKFHQKRSMYSYFKD, encoded by the coding sequence TTGATTGAAGAACGTGTTTTTCAATTGATTGAAGAAAGTCCGATAAAAAAGAAAAATAAAAAGAAGCTTTTAAGAATTGGTAAGCAAATAGCCCAAAAGAGCTCCAAGATGATTCACACCGCATCCATAACAGGATTCACAAGTAAAGAAACCATTGAGCTAAGCTGCGAAGTGGACAAGCTTATTAATAAATTTCATCAAAAGCGGAGCATGTATAGTTACTTTAAAGACTAA
- a CDS encoding ArsR/SmtB family transcription factor, with amino-acid sequence MSSGSPIERFRACIPLFQALGDEYRQDIILLLAEKEKLTVNEITEHSPLSRPAISHHLKVLRQADLVVIEQKGTQRIYSLSLEQSVEQLKKLLKLVEDECI; translated from the coding sequence ATGTCTTCAGGATCTCCAATTGAACGTTTTAGAGCATGTATCCCCCTCTTTCAAGCATTAGGGGATGAATATCGTCAAGACATTATTTTATTGTTAGCAGAAAAGGAAAAGCTAACAGTAAATGAAATTACAGAGCATTCACCATTATCAAGACCAGCCATCTCTCACCATTTAAAAGTGTTACGTCAGGCGGATCTTGTGGTAATAGAACAGAAGGGGACACAACGCATTTATTCCCTTTCATTAGAACAATCAGTCGAGCAATTGAAAAAGCTACTAAAACTAGTAGAAGATGAATGTATTTAA
- a CDS encoding Cof-type HAD-IIB family hydrolase, with protein sequence MFQPKAIFLDMDGTILNHQNFVSNKTKEIIDQLRAEGLYVFIATGRSYDEIGKIVPEGFAVDGFVTSNGMAGYVGDEVVFEHSLDRDLVEKIIELARKHKVYYELFPYGASRLTLKQDQPYVEEAILDPKPESVGMNEWSSRKQALKDEIAWLEEIEGDKFSKFYFFSKSQEHINSWKEELDRMKKEVNFTTSISSPHNVELMVANVSKASGIKKMLQKFGLSKEDTLAIGDSDNDISMLQLVGYPVAMQNAPAHIKELARAVTPFSCDEDGVYHYLKSYVK encoded by the coding sequence ATGTTTCAACCGAAAGCAATTTTTTTAGATATGGATGGAACAATTTTAAATCACCAAAATTTCGTTTCTAATAAAACGAAGGAAATAATCGATCAGCTAAGAGCTGAAGGACTATATGTATTTATAGCAACTGGAAGATCATACGATGAAATTGGGAAGATTGTTCCAGAAGGCTTTGCTGTAGATGGCTTTGTTACATCAAACGGAATGGCTGGATATGTCGGTGATGAAGTCGTGTTTGAGCATTCGTTAGATCGCGATTTGGTAGAGAAGATTATTGAATTGGCGAGAAAGCATAAGGTGTATTACGAATTGTTTCCATACGGAGCATCCAGATTGACCTTAAAGCAGGATCAACCGTACGTGGAAGAAGCAATTCTTGATCCTAAGCCAGAAAGTGTCGGAATGAATGAATGGTCATCGCGTAAACAGGCGTTAAAGGATGAAATTGCTTGGTTAGAGGAAATTGAAGGTGACAAGTTTTCAAAGTTCTACTTCTTCTCAAAGTCACAGGAGCATATAAATAGCTGGAAAGAAGAGCTAGATCGGATGAAAAAAGAAGTCAATTTTACAACGTCAATCTCGTCTCCTCATAATGTCGAGCTAATGGTTGCAAACGTTAGTAAAGCCTCTGGAATCAAGAAAATGCTACAGAAATTTGGTTTATCCAAAGAAGATACTCTTGCAATAGGTGATAGTGATAATGATATCTCTATGCTTCAGCTAGTCGGTTATCCAGTGGCCATGCAGAATGCCCCAGCTCACATTAAAGAACTTGCAAGGGCTGTTACACCTTTTTCTTGTGATGAAGATGGAGTCTATCACTATTTAAAATCGTATGTAAAATAA
- a CDS encoding PilZ domain-containing protein, with amino-acid sequence MRYKRQEAFRYVFGDPIPVLFKLTEVNGSQVESGNGQAHILDLSLKGMRIQSKLDLLHSKQDKIAVSLHFSLHVKEDVEQEFVLNGHLVWKEKHFDGFLYGLTLDIEKEEQQVLIDTLKEMSKTTKK; translated from the coding sequence ATGAGATATAAAAGACAAGAAGCATTTCGCTATGTTTTTGGAGATCCAATCCCGGTTCTTTTTAAACTAACAGAAGTAAATGGGTCACAGGTTGAGAGTGGTAACGGACAAGCTCACATACTTGATCTAAGCTTAAAAGGCATGCGCATTCAATCAAAATTAGACTTATTACATTCAAAGCAGGACAAGATAGCCGTATCGCTTCATTTTTCACTACATGTGAAGGAAGATGTAGAACAAGAATTTGTTCTAAATGGACATCTTGTTTGGAAGGAAAAGCATTTTGATGGATTTCTATATGGATTAACACTAGATATTGAAAAAGAGGAACAACAAGTATTAATTGATACATTAAAAGAAATGTCAAAAACAACTAAAAAATAG
- a CDS encoding lactoylglutathione lyase family protein produces MRPFPRTFSHIGLSVPDLDQALTFYKEVLGWYVIMEPSEVYNDDTPIGEMCRDVFGNNWDKFRIAHLATGDKIGIELFEFANNEQPKDNLEFWKTGIFHFCIQDPNIEELVEKIKAYGGKQRMPIREYYPGEKPYKMVYVEDPFGNVFEIYTHSYELTYSQGAY; encoded by the coding sequence ATGCGACCATTTCCTAGAACCTTTTCACATATTGGATTATCTGTACCAGATCTTGATCAAGCACTAACATTTTATAAAGAGGTACTTGGTTGGTATGTCATTATGGAACCATCGGAAGTTTATAATGATGATACACCGATTGGCGAAATGTGCCGAGATGTTTTTGGGAACAATTGGGATAAATTTAGGATTGCCCATCTTGCAACAGGAGACAAGATAGGGATTGAGCTGTTTGAATTTGCCAATAATGAACAACCAAAGGATAATTTAGAATTTTGGAAAACAGGTATTTTTCACTTTTGTATACAGGACCCAAACATTGAAGAGCTTGTAGAGAAGATTAAGGCATATGGAGGGAAACAACGTATGCCGATTCGTGAATATTACCCTGGAGAAAAGCCTTATAAAATGGTGTATGTAGAAGATCCATTTGGAAATGTTTTTGAAATCTACACACATAGCTATGAATTAACATACTCTCAAGGAGCTTATTAA
- a CDS encoding aldehyde dehydrogenase, translating into MTIFEQPLETIEKHVRDQKAYFRSNHTRALDFRLEMLDKLADLIRTNEERILQALKKDLNKSEKEAYVTEVGFLLEEIRYTKKQLAKWMKPKKVKTAKTHIGSKGYTISEPYGVTLIIAPWNYPFQLQLAPLIGAIAGGNTAILKPSELTPHTSNLITKLISDTFDPSYISVLEGGVDTTTHLLDQPFDYIFFTGSVPVGKIVMEAASKRLIPITLELGGKSPCIIDETANLELAAKRIAFGKLMNAGQTCIAPDYVYIHKKVKHAFIDEFKKVISDFYGENPIENEEFVKIVNEKHFDRLASYLQDGEILHGGRLNREKQKMEPTLLFPYSMETPVMTDEIFGPIFPILEYEHIQEVINFVTSRPKPLALYLFTTSQTIEDQVLETISFGGGCVNDTLMHIATPHLPFGGVGESGIGSYHGESSFHAFTHTKSILKQTNLFDFSFRYPNAKKGLATMKKLMK; encoded by the coding sequence ATGACTATCTTTGAACAGCCCCTAGAAACAATCGAAAAACATGTGAGAGATCAAAAGGCTTATTTTAGAAGTAATCATACAAGGGCATTAGATTTCCGACTAGAAATGCTAGATAAACTTGCTGATTTAATTCGGACGAATGAAGAGAGGATTCTACAAGCACTTAAGAAAGATTTGAATAAATCGGAAAAGGAAGCGTATGTAACAGAAGTGGGGTTCTTATTAGAAGAAATTCGCTATACAAAGAAGCAGCTAGCTAAATGGATGAAGCCGAAAAAAGTAAAAACAGCCAAAACACATATAGGATCTAAAGGCTACACAATTAGTGAGCCCTATGGTGTAACCTTAATCATAGCTCCTTGGAATTACCCATTCCAGCTCCAGCTTGCACCGTTAATCGGAGCAATAGCAGGTGGAAATACAGCGATACTTAAGCCATCTGAATTAACGCCACATACATCTAACTTAATAACAAAGCTTATTTCTGATACGTTCGATCCCTCCTATATTTCAGTTTTAGAAGGTGGGGTTGATACTACTACTCATTTATTAGACCAGCCTTTTGATTATATCTTCTTTACAGGAAGTGTTCCTGTTGGAAAGATTGTCATGGAGGCAGCTTCAAAGAGATTAATACCGATTACATTAGAGCTCGGAGGTAAAAGTCCTTGTATCATAGATGAAACGGCAAATCTAGAATTAGCCGCTAAACGGATTGCTTTCGGTAAATTAATGAATGCAGGACAAACGTGTATTGCACCTGATTATGTGTACATTCACAAAAAGGTAAAGCATGCTTTTATTGATGAGTTTAAAAAGGTCATCTCAGATTTTTATGGAGAAAATCCTATTGAGAATGAAGAATTTGTTAAGATTGTCAACGAGAAGCATTTTGACCGGTTAGCTAGCTATTTACAAGATGGAGAAATCCTGCATGGTGGGCGTCTAAACCGTGAAAAGCAAAAAATGGAGCCAACCTTACTATTCCCATACAGTATGGAAACACCTGTCATGACGGATGAAATCTTTGGACCAATTTTTCCAATTTTAGAATATGAACATATCCAAGAAGTCATTAATTTTGTAACAAGTCGTCCAAAGCCACTCGCTTTGTATTTATTTACAACATCTCAAACAATTGAGGATCAGGTCCTTGAAACAATCTCATTTGGTGGTGGCTGTGTTAATGATACGTTAATGCATATTGCTACACCTCACCTACCATTTGGCGGTGTAGGAGAAAGCGGAATCGGTAGCTATCACGGTGAATCAAGCTTCCATGCCTTCACCCACACGAAAAGTATCTTAAAACAAACGAACCTATTCGATTTTAGCTTCCGCTATCCGAATGCAAAAAAAGGTTTAGCTACAATGAAAAAGCTTATGAAGTAA
- a CDS encoding GGDEF domain-containing protein, with protein sequence MTTKTQQLLMIILIIVLNVVVCFTLLKSLLAIIPLLTSMMLWIYFQRLTKFKAELNKSSEQNKKIKEELHLLKQTITDQEKAIQLYDLKIFPLKDKKRLHELEEMIHPSDKTHFQNMLNPPYSKNPFSFDCRLAHENENQQRWAEIRLISSGQSSSYCLVIDITDRKEKEQKYKQMAYYDELTDLPNRTMLNSHLRKALSRAKRKNHSISIMFIDLDGFKQVNDTHGHEAGDLLLKEVAIRLNDSVREEDLISRIGGDEFILVFEETSKEEVASISNRILDKMKEPFTLLDHHVKISPSIGISKFPDNANSINELIINADKAMYYAKKQGKNNYQFFTSDLQEQDTNKSFLNKLLEMFQKNERS encoded by the coding sequence ATGACAACAAAGACGCAACAACTACTCATGATCATACTTATCATAGTATTAAATGTAGTAGTATGTTTTACCCTACTGAAATCTCTTCTCGCTATCATTCCATTGCTAACGTCAATGATGTTGTGGATTTATTTTCAGAGGCTAACGAAATTTAAAGCAGAATTAAATAAGAGTAGTGAGCAAAATAAGAAAATAAAAGAAGAGCTTCACCTCTTAAAACAAACAATTACAGATCAAGAAAAAGCTATTCAGCTCTATGATCTTAAGATTTTTCCTTTAAAAGATAAGAAACGTTTACATGAACTTGAAGAGATGATTCACCCTAGTGATAAAACTCATTTTCAGAATATGTTGAACCCTCCATATTCAAAGAATCCTTTCTCATTCGATTGCCGTCTAGCACATGAAAATGAAAATCAACAACGCTGGGCCGAAATTCGCCTTATTTCATCTGGACAATCTTCCTCTTATTGCTTAGTCATTGATATCACCGATCGAAAAGAAAAAGAACAAAAATATAAACAGATGGCCTATTATGATGAATTAACTGACTTACCAAATCGAACAATGCTTAACAGTCATCTTCGTAAAGCACTATCACGTGCAAAGCGTAAAAATCATAGCATTTCGATCATGTTTATTGATCTTGATGGATTTAAACAAGTAAATGATACACACGGGCATGAGGCAGGAGACCTTTTATTAAAGGAAGTGGCTATAAGATTAAACGATAGTGTTCGCGAAGAAGATTTAATATCAAGAATTGGCGGAGATGAATTTATACTCGTATTTGAAGAAACAAGTAAGGAAGAGGTTGCTAGCATTTCTAATCGAATATTAGATAAAATGAAGGAACCCTTTACCTTATTAGATCATCATGTGAAAATCTCACCGAGTATTGGAATTTCTAAATTCCCTGATAATGCAAATTCCATAAATGAGCTCATTATTAACGCAGACAAAGCCATGTATTATGCAAAAAAACAAGGGAAAAATAATTATCAATTTTTCACAAGTGACCTACAAGAGCAGGATACAAATAAGTCATTTCTTAATAAGCTTCTTGAAATGTTTCAAAAGAATGAACGATCATAA
- a CDS encoding CBO0543 family protein, with translation MEKKILKTLLFIGLLLFPFAFKRENLKENLLIFFLKGYLSSFIATVLVKNKNISYPIRLMPKYFSISVVFDYLLFPILCIFFNQTSLNSRPHIIVFQSFLYSMPMTILEVLFEKYTDLIKYKHHWNWLITYLTLTTTLLVVRVFISFLRKLSLEGAQNKSQNNTVNLKEM, from the coding sequence ATGGAAAAAAAGATCTTGAAAACGTTACTTTTCATAGGTCTCCTTCTTTTCCCTTTTGCTTTCAAACGTGAAAATCTTAAAGAGAATCTTTTGATTTTTTTTCTAAAGGGCTATCTCTCAAGCTTCATCGCGACTGTTCTTGTGAAAAATAAAAATATTAGCTATCCTATTCGTCTAATGCCAAAGTACTTTAGTATAAGTGTTGTATTTGATTACTTGCTTTTTCCAATTTTGTGTATATTTTTTAATCAGACCTCTCTCAATTCTAGACCTCATATAATTGTTTTTCAGTCCTTTTTGTATAGCATGCCGATGACGATTCTTGAAGTGCTATTCGAAAAATATACGGATTTAATTAAATATAAACATCATTGGAATTGGCTCATCACGTATTTGACATTAACAACCACATTATTAGTGGTTAGAGTTTTTATAAGCTTTTTGAGGAAACTAAGTCTTGAAGGAGCGCAAAATAAGAGTCAGAACAACACAGTGAATTTGAAAGAAATGTAA